One Deltaproteobacteria bacterium DNA window includes the following coding sequences:
- a CDS encoding phosphotransferase, translated as MSDVDRLAPFRSTPAADLPEIDAALARHGLRARRIGELSPPDPVKRGRSAAWIELDDGRTIKARVLESAGAARLLHERRRALNAAFPPALGHAGRVLLEEWIAGAPLAEPEAWIEPAARLLAQLHASPLPGPAATVATGRWRDEATRNLARLAEAGVLAAGPHERLAARLADADPGRVSLVLAHRDFCPENMVVDAAGDLRVIDNEWLEPQPAGIDLARTRSRWPMPAGSWRRFLDAYRGCAPADPGPLGFWEIVVLAGTARVRLRRSAAHAATALAGLCALGADGR; from the coding sequence GTGAGCGACGTCGATCGTCTGGCACCCTTCCGTTCGACACCGGCGGCGGATCTTCCCGAGATCGACGCGGCGCTCGCGCGCCATGGGCTGCGCGCCCGCCGGATCGGGGAGCTCTCGCCGCCCGACCCGGTCAAGCGCGGTCGCTCCGCGGCGTGGATCGAGCTCGACGACGGACGCACGATCAAGGCGCGCGTGCTCGAGAGCGCCGGGGCGGCGCGCCTCCTCCACGAGCGGCGCCGCGCGCTCAACGCGGCCTTCCCGCCCGCGCTCGGCCACGCGGGGCGCGTCCTGCTCGAGGAGTGGATCGCGGGCGCTCCGCTCGCGGAGCCGGAGGCGTGGATCGAGCCGGCCGCCCGGCTCCTGGCGCAGCTCCACGCGAGTCCCCTCCCCGGGCCGGCGGCGACGGTCGCGACCGGACGCTGGCGCGACGAGGCCACGCGCAACCTCGCCCGGCTCGCGGAGGCGGGCGTCCTGGCGGCCGGCCCGCACGAGCGCCTCGCGGCGCGGCTCGCCGACGCCGATCCGGGCCGGGTGTCGCTGGTCCTCGCGCACCGCGACTTCTGCCCCGAGAACATGGTCGTCGACGCCGCCGGGGACCTGCGCGTCATCGACAACGAGTGGCTCGAGCCGCAGCCGGCCGGGATCGACCTCGCGCGCACGCGCAGCCGCTGGCCGATGCCGGCCGGCTCCTGGCGGCGCTTCCTCGACGCCTATCGCGGATGCGCGCCCGCCGACCCGGGTCCGCTCGGGTTCTGGGAGATCGTGGTGCTGGCGGGGACGGCGCGCGTGCGGCTGCGTCGCAGCGCGGCGCATGCTGCCACGGCCCTCGCCGGGCTGTGCGCGCTCGGCGCGGACGGCCGGTGA
- a CDS encoding glycosyltransferase, giving the protein MKGPVVALCMPERGHVQRLLPVVEGLAARGETVHVLTDARFAAEVAASGGRFADLFALHPLAAADDASLPVPVRYVSFAGVYADAITAQVAALAPSLVLYDSFAVVAPIVARRLGVPWVSLCAGHALDPERARAALARDPRVAVSDACHAAVARLRDAHGLPDAGPFSFADGLSPCLNVYGEPPQFLDEAARQRLEPVAFFGCLAPAQRDAASRERPFAGTARGSRVYVSFGTVIWRYYAPLARAALEVLADSFAERDAELLVSLGGHPGAGTLAPALARRNVRAEPWVDQWGALRDADLIVTHHGLNSTHEAIHHQVPMLSYPFFGDQPALARRCRQLGLARPLTAASRAPLDRPAVESALDALCAEREALAERLAEARAWELATIAGRPAVLDRILGLR; this is encoded by the coding sequence GTGAAGGGCCCCGTCGTCGCGTTGTGCATGCCCGAGCGCGGGCACGTGCAGCGCCTGCTGCCGGTCGTCGAGGGCCTCGCTGCGCGCGGCGAGACCGTCCACGTGCTGACCGACGCGCGCTTCGCCGCCGAGGTCGCGGCGTCGGGCGGGCGCTTCGCCGACCTCTTCGCGCTCCATCCGCTGGCGGCGGCCGACGATGCATCGCTTCCGGTGCCGGTCCGCTACGTGAGCTTCGCCGGTGTCTACGCAGACGCGATCACCGCGCAGGTGGCGGCGCTCGCGCCTTCGCTGGTGCTCTACGACAGCTTCGCGGTGGTCGCGCCGATCGTCGCGCGCCGGCTCGGGGTGCCGTGGGTCAGCCTGTGCGCGGGACACGCGCTCGATCCCGAACGGGCGCGTGCGGCGCTCGCCAGGGACCCGCGCGTCGCGGTCTCGGATGCGTGTCATGCGGCGGTTGCGAGGCTGCGCGACGCGCACGGCTTGCCGGACGCCGGCCCCTTCTCCTTCGCCGACGGGCTGAGCCCCTGCCTCAACGTCTACGGCGAGCCGCCGCAGTTCCTCGACGAGGCGGCGCGCCAGCGCCTCGAGCCGGTGGCCTTCTTCGGCTGCCTCGCGCCCGCGCAGCGCGACGCCGCGTCGCGCGAGCGGCCCTTCGCGGGGACGGCGCGCGGGAGCCGCGTCTACGTGTCCTTCGGGACGGTGATCTGGCGCTACTACGCGCCGCTCGCGCGTGCCGCACTGGAGGTGCTCGCCGACAGCTTCGCGGAGCGTGACGCGGAGCTGCTCGTCTCGCTCGGCGGTCACCCCGGAGCCGGCACGCTCGCGCCGGCCCTCGCGCGCCGGAACGTCCGCGCCGAGCCCTGGGTCGACCAGTGGGGCGCGCTCCGGGACGCCGATCTCATCGTGACCCACCACGGCCTCAACTCGACGCACGAGGCGATCCACCACCAGGTGCCGATGCTCTCGTACCCCTTCTTCGGAGATCAACCGGCGCTGGCCCGGCGCTGCCGGCAGCTCGGCCTCGCCCGGCCGCTCACCGCGGCGTCGCGTGCGCCCCTCGATCGCCCGGCGGTCGAGAGTGCGCTCGACGCCCTGTGCGCCGAGCGCGAGGCGCTGGCCGAGCGGCTCGCCGAGGCGCGCGCGTGGGAGCTCGCGACGATCGCGGGCCGCCCCGCGGTGCTCGATCGGATCCTCGGGCTGCGATGA
- a CDS encoding lipopolysaccharide biosynthesis protein, producing MRAPGPAPTGYRERVVRALAWSVSGQVGARAIGFAFGVALARLLGPSEFGLLAMITVLTQFLVAVADLGLEEALVQRRELDEAHCSSVFWAMLAAGCLLGAALVAAAPAIARFYGAAELRPLVVWLAGLVLLRGLGTVPRALIARRLDYRSSTMIECAAAVGGGACAVALAWRGFGAASLAIQLLVGEALASALLLWAAGWWPRPMLRRAALVELLGFGGYRAATRGLVYWTQHADDLLIGKLLGSGPLGLYTRAFTLMRLPVLAIARAVARPMFPTLVLIQDDPERVRSLYLRATGAVALATVPLCLGLVACAEPLVVGVFGEPWREAVPLARVLGIAGLLQGVTALAGSLYLSQGRPDLHLRLHLLQNLATLCGVVAGVRGGTLGVAIGYTVASVLTSVPMLVFAGGLVGLRLGAVWGHLRSVFLAGVVMVLAVAALGAWARPLLPLLALLALQVATGAAVYGAAIGLLRGQPYRDLVELLRGRLRASG from the coding sequence ATGAGAGCGCCGGGGCCCGCCCCCACCGGCTATCGCGAGCGGGTGGTCCGGGCGCTCGCCTGGAGCGTGTCGGGGCAGGTGGGCGCGCGCGCGATCGGCTTCGCCTTCGGGGTGGCGCTCGCCCGGCTGCTCGGCCCCAGCGAGTTCGGGCTGCTCGCGATGATCACCGTGCTGACGCAGTTCCTTGTCGCGGTAGCCGATCTCGGGCTCGAGGAGGCGCTGGTCCAGCGCCGCGAGCTCGACGAGGCGCACTGCTCCTCGGTGTTCTGGGCGATGCTCGCCGCCGGCTGCCTGCTCGGCGCGGCCCTCGTCGCCGCGGCGCCCGCGATCGCGCGCTTCTACGGCGCCGCGGAGCTGCGCCCGCTCGTCGTCTGGCTGGCCGGCCTCGTCCTGCTCCGCGGCCTCGGCACCGTGCCGCGGGCGCTGATCGCGCGCCGCCTCGACTACCGCAGCAGCACGATGATCGAGTGCGCGGCCGCAGTGGGGGGCGGTGCCTGCGCCGTGGCTCTCGCCTGGCGCGGCTTCGGCGCCGCGAGCCTCGCGATCCAGCTCCTCGTCGGCGAGGCGCTCGCGAGCGCGCTCCTCTTGTGGGCCGCCGGCTGGTGGCCGCGTCCGATGCTGCGCCGCGCGGCGCTCGTCGAGCTCCTCGGCTTCGGCGGCTATCGCGCCGCCACGCGCGGCCTCGTCTACTGGACCCAGCACGCCGACGACCTGCTGATCGGCAAGCTGCTCGGCAGCGGACCGCTCGGCCTCTACACGCGTGCGTTCACCCTGATGCGGCTCCCGGTGCTCGCGATCGCGCGCGCGGTCGCACGGCCGATGTTCCCGACCCTGGTGCTGATCCAGGACGATCCCGAGCGGGTGCGCAGCCTCTACCTGCGCGCGACCGGCGCCGTCGCACTCGCCACGGTTCCGCTCTGCCTGGGGCTCGTCGCGTGCGCCGAGCCGCTCGTGGTCGGCGTGTTCGGCGAGCCGTGGCGCGAAGCCGTGCCGCTCGCCCGGGTGCTCGGGATCGCGGGCCTGCTCCAGGGCGTGACCGCCCTGGCCGGCAGCCTCTACCTCTCGCAGGGCCGGCCGGACCTGCACCTGCGCCTGCACCTGCTCCAGAACCTGGCGACGCTCTGCGGGGTGGTGGCCGGCGTGCGCGGGGGCACGCTCGGGGTGGCGATCGGGTACACCGTTGCGAGCGTCCTCACGAGCGTGCCGATGCTGGTCTTCGCCGGCGGCCTCGTGGGGCTCCGTCTCGGAGCGGTGTGGGGTCATCTGCGCAGCGTGTTCCTGGCCGGCGTGGTGATGGTGCTCGCGGTGGCCGCGCTCGGCGCCTGGGCGCGCCCGTTGCTGCCGCTGCTCGCGCTGCTCGCGCTCCAGGTCGCGACGGGCGCCGCGGTCTACGGCGCTGCGATCGGCCTGCTCCGGGGGCAGCCCTATCGGGATCTCGTGGAGCTGCTGCGCGGGCGGCTGCGCGCCAGCGGCTGA
- a CDS encoding aminoglycoside phosphotransferase family protein: MEPLVSPGPLEPTAPSPGSAGRAIVDADVAAVLAGIGARATGAVRITGLPSSRSDHAAFRVTLDDGRVVKTRRLSRAGKARRFVGLARGLASAQLAPILAHEGRICVEAWVDGVPLSALPPCAERLRAAADLLGALHATRRLQGRRVARRGAPARVLQRAERQLGRLAAAAVLTPARAAELARVLRSATPARAPIGLIHGDFCAENLVEDARGRLVAVDNESLRLDFLDFDLARTWARWPMPDPDWDAFLARYARWRGEPVDAAAAPFWRAAAIVKSLHLRTARRTALRDAPLRRLDELLAGLGAGAQPLARSRPRSSSTRSR, from the coding sequence GTGGAGCCGCTGGTCTCGCCCGGACCCCTGGAGCCGACCGCCCCCTCGCCCGGGAGCGCGGGCCGGGCGATCGTCGACGCCGACGTCGCCGCCGTGCTGGCCGGGATCGGCGCGCGCGCGACCGGAGCGGTCCGCATCACCGGCCTGCCCTCCTCGCGGTCGGACCATGCCGCCTTCCGCGTGACCCTCGACGACGGGCGCGTGGTGAAGACGCGCCGGCTGTCCCGCGCAGGGAAGGCACGCCGCTTCGTCGGGCTCGCGCGCGGGCTCGCATCGGCGCAGCTCGCGCCGATCCTGGCCCACGAGGGCCGGATCTGCGTGGAGGCGTGGGTGGACGGCGTCCCCCTGAGCGCCCTTCCTCCCTGCGCCGAGCGGCTCCGCGCGGCGGCCGACCTGCTCGGCGCGCTCCACGCGACGCGCCGCCTGCAGGGCCGGCGCGTCGCGCGCCGTGGCGCGCCGGCGCGCGTCCTGCAGCGGGCCGAGCGCCAGCTCGGAAGGCTCGCCGCCGCGGCCGTCCTGACGCCTGCCCGGGCGGCGGAGCTCGCGCGCGTGCTGCGGAGCGCGACGCCGGCCCGCGCGCCGATCGGCCTGATCCACGGCGACTTCTGCGCCGAGAACCTGGTCGAGGACGCCCGCGGTCGCCTGGTCGCCGTCGACAACGAGAGCCTGCGGCTCGACTTCCTCGACTTCGACCTCGCGCGCACCTGGGCGCGCTGGCCGATGCCCGATCCGGACTGGGACGCCTTCCTCGCCCGCTACGCCCGCTGGCGGGGAGAGCCCGTCGACGCTGCGGCGGCGCCGTTCTGGCGCGCGGCGGCTATCGTGAAGAGCCTCCATCTGCGGACCGCACGCCGGACGGCCCTCCGCGACGCCCCGCTGCGCCGGCTCGACGAGCTCCTCGCCGGGCTCGGCGCGGGAGCTCAGCCGCTGGCGCGCAGCCGCCCGCGCAGCAGCTCCACGAGATCCCGATAG
- a CDS encoding nucleotidyltransferase family protein encodes MLSPRFAADASTLAPVAALARVAKHAGLGEPEPLLAALAALGASAEDAAERLRAHHLVRLVHARLPEEALRARLPAALVDALASRRPIQRLPVTTLLAAFDEVRAACAAAGVPLLLLKGFVFAERLYGGLERRPQHDVDVLVRRRDRRRALRLLRGLGFAPKAYDLHSRTLVREGVAIDLHHVLRRAPAFALDEAELWRSATEQPVGARRVATLSDEHTLVLLVLASFEDLGQGMVKLKQLLDLYLLLRAVDPGFDWEGFFARRERENLAAVAAHVLALVATLFETAAELPELSAALARRRWQPLPVSREEALALVGAARKDVASLAWFGRVYPGSLWLHLLWFWAGGFPANLRNLGPAWLGSLGKLAASRAAPGGGR; translated from the coding sequence ATGCTTTCACCCAGGTTCGCCGCGGACGCAAGCACCCTCGCGCCGGTCGCCGCCCTGGCGCGCGTCGCGAAGCACGCGGGCCTCGGCGAGCCCGAGCCCCTGCTCGCGGCGCTCGCCGCGCTCGGAGCGTCCGCCGAGGACGCGGCCGAGCGGCTGCGCGCGCACCATCTCGTCCGGCTCGTGCACGCGCGGCTCCCGGAGGAGGCCTTGCGGGCGCGCCTGCCGGCCGCACTCGTGGACGCGCTCGCGAGCCGCCGCCCGATCCAGCGCCTTCCCGTCACGACGCTGCTGGCCGCCTTCGACGAGGTCCGGGCCGCCTGCGCGGCCGCCGGTGTGCCGCTCCTGCTGCTCAAGGGCTTCGTCTTCGCCGAGCGGCTCTACGGCGGGCTCGAGCGGCGCCCGCAGCACGACGTCGACGTGCTCGTGCGCCGGCGCGACCGGCGCCGCGCGCTGCGCCTGCTGCGCGGGCTCGGCTTCGCCCCCAAGGCCTACGACCTGCACTCGCGCACCCTCGTGCGCGAGGGCGTCGCGATCGACCTCCACCACGTGCTGCGCCGCGCGCCCGCCTTCGCGCTCGACGAGGCCGAGCTCTGGCGCAGCGCGACCGAGCAGCCGGTCGGGGCGCGCCGGGTCGCGACGCTCTCCGACGAGCACACGCTCGTGCTGCTCGTGCTGGCGTCCTTCGAGGATCTCGGCCAGGGCATGGTGAAGCTGAAGCAGCTCCTCGACCTCTACCTGCTGCTGCGCGCCGTCGACCCGGGCTTCGACTGGGAGGGCTTCTTCGCGCGCCGCGAGCGCGAGAACCTGGCGGCGGTGGCCGCGCACGTGCTCGCGCTCGTCGCGACGCTCTTCGAGACCGCGGCGGAGCTCCCGGAGCTCTCGGCAGCGCTCGCGCGCCGGCGCTGGCAGCCGCTGCCCGTGAGCCGCGAGGAGGCGCTCGCGCTGGTCGGGGCAGCGCGCAAGGACGTGGCGAGCCTGGCCTGGTTCGGGCGCGTGTACCCGGGCTCGCTGTGGCTCCACCTGCTGTGGTTCTGGGCGGGCGGCTTTCCCGCGAACCTGCGCAACCTCGGGCCGGCGTGGCTCGGGTCGCTGGGGAAGCTCGCCGCCTCGCGCGCCGCACCGGGTGGTGGCCGATGA